In Streptomyces qaidamensis, one DNA window encodes the following:
- a CDS encoding MurR/RpiR family transcriptional regulator: MSVTDSPAARLQALFEGHRLTPTQRRIAHSMVRRAADVPFLSSVELAELAGVSQPSVTRFAVALGFDGYPALRRHLREVAPAEPAAEAGAHNEYQQAVEAEIENLRHLAEALADPAPVRRAGQLLAASRPLLVLGLRAAAAQAHGFAYFAAKVHPDVRLLGEGGTMLQDRIDAAVRAGASTLLCFALPRHPREVVDTLGYAKEAGLTVVTVADSAFAPVAKVSDLLLPAAVGTGLAFDTACAPMLLGRVLLEAMCDDLPQAQSRLEEFDTKAAARGLFVD; this comes from the coding sequence ATGAGCGTGACCGACAGCCCTGCCGCGCGGCTCCAGGCGCTCTTCGAGGGCCACCGGCTGACGCCGACCCAGCGGCGCATCGCGCACAGCATGGTGCGGCGCGCGGCCGACGTGCCGTTCCTGTCGAGTGTGGAGCTCGCCGAGCTGGCCGGGGTCAGCCAGCCGTCCGTGACCCGCTTCGCCGTCGCCCTCGGCTTCGACGGCTACCCCGCCCTGCGCCGCCATCTGCGCGAGGTGGCCCCCGCCGAACCCGCCGCGGAGGCCGGGGCCCACAACGAGTACCAGCAGGCCGTCGAGGCCGAGATCGAGAACCTGCGGCACCTGGCGGAGGCACTGGCCGATCCCGCGCCGGTCCGGCGCGCGGGGCAGCTCCTCGCGGCCTCCCGCCCGCTGCTCGTCCTCGGCCTGCGGGCGGCTGCCGCCCAGGCGCACGGCTTCGCCTACTTCGCCGCCAAGGTCCACCCCGACGTACGGCTGCTCGGCGAGGGCGGCACGATGCTCCAGGACCGCATCGACGCCGCCGTCCGGGCCGGCGCGAGCACACTGCTCTGTTTCGCGCTGCCCCGGCACCCCCGTGAGGTCGTCGACACCCTCGGCTACGCCAAGGAGGCCGGGCTGACCGTCGTCACGGTCGCCGACTCCGCGTTCGCACCCGTCGCCAAGGTGTCCGACCTGCTGCTGCCCGCCGCGGTCGGCACCGGCCTCGCCTTCGACACGGCCTGCGCGCCGATGCTGCTCGGCCGGGTTCTTCTGGAGGCCATGTGCGACGACCTGCCCCAGGCCCAGTCGCGCCTGGAGGAGTTCGACACGAAGGCGGCGGCGCGCGGCCTGTTCGTCGACTGA
- a CDS encoding SDR family oxidoreductase — protein MSYDNLAGRTAVVTGAASGIGEAIAVLLAAHGVRVALLARRADRLTAIAGKIRADGGQALAVAADVTDETSVADAADRVRAEYGTVDLVVNCAGVMLPHPVDARRADEWQRMLDTNVAGVLRMTGVFTGDLVSAAEDGRTADIVNISSIAAHVSFPNYAVYGATKAAVTYLSEALRGEFGPRDVRVTNIEPGIVESELRTHISDTELSRQVEDMVDAVGALSAEELADLVAYATSRPRRVNLRQIVALPTRQV, from the coding sequence ATGTCGTACGACAACCTGGCCGGCCGTACCGCCGTCGTCACCGGAGCCGCGAGCGGGATCGGCGAGGCCATCGCCGTGCTGCTGGCCGCCCACGGGGTCCGGGTGGCCCTGCTGGCCCGGCGGGCGGACCGGCTGACGGCGATCGCCGGGAAGATCCGGGCCGACGGCGGGCAGGCCCTGGCCGTCGCCGCGGACGTCACCGACGAGACGTCCGTGGCCGACGCCGCCGACCGCGTCCGGGCGGAGTACGGGACCGTCGACCTGGTCGTGAACTGCGCCGGCGTCATGCTGCCCCACCCCGTGGACGCCCGGCGCGCCGACGAGTGGCAGCGGATGCTCGACACCAACGTCGCCGGGGTGCTGCGGATGACCGGCGTCTTCACCGGCGACCTGGTGAGCGCCGCCGAGGACGGCCGTACGGCCGACATCGTGAACATCTCGTCCATCGCCGCGCACGTCAGCTTCCCGAACTACGCGGTGTACGGCGCGACCAAGGCGGCCGTCACCTACCTGTCGGAAGCCCTGCGCGGAGAGTTCGGGCCCCGGGACGTCCGGGTCACGAACATCGAGCCCGGTATCGTCGAGAGCGAGCTGCGCACCCACATCTCCGACACGGAACTGTCCCGGCAGGTGGAGGACATGGTCGACGCGGTGGGCGCACTGTCCGCCGAGGAGCTGGCCGACCTGGTGGCCTACGCGACGAGCAGGCCGCGCCGGGTCAACCTGCGGCAGATCGTCGCGCTGCCGACGCGGCAGGTCTGA
- a CDS encoding helix-turn-helix transcriptional regulator, which translates to MDGELGDFLRSRRARIRPEEVGLPSYGRRRVPGLRREEVAQLAGVSVDYYVRLEQGRGPGDPCRTKSGGVSDAVLNAIARVLRLDEAEHAYLRAVARPRRQDGPGSAASRVRPGVRLLLDGMDRNPAYVLDHRMDVLAWNALADAVLGFSGTGDLSLPRRFFLDPASRELYPDWSAIAAQTVAHLRLQAGHHPGDPVTGELVAELTRASEEFRRLWADHLVKPCDHGVKLVRHPVAGLLTLPYETLTIPAAPDQTIVAYAPEPGSETAERLALLGSWSSAVPEAPERA; encoded by the coding sequence ATGGACGGAGAACTGGGAGACTTCCTGCGCTCGCGCCGCGCCCGGATCCGGCCGGAAGAGGTGGGGCTGCCCTCGTACGGCCGCCGCCGCGTCCCGGGTCTGCGCCGCGAGGAGGTGGCGCAGCTGGCCGGGGTGAGCGTCGACTACTACGTCCGCCTGGAACAGGGCAGGGGGCCCGGGGATCCCTGCCGGACCAAGTCCGGGGGTGTCTCGGACGCCGTGCTGAACGCGATCGCCCGGGTGCTGCGGCTGGACGAGGCCGAGCACGCGTATCTGCGGGCGGTGGCCCGGCCGCGCCGGCAGGACGGGCCCGGGTCCGCCGCCTCCCGGGTGCGCCCGGGTGTCCGGCTGCTCCTGGACGGCATGGACCGCAACCCCGCCTACGTCCTGGACCACCGCATGGACGTCCTCGCCTGGAACGCCCTCGCCGACGCCGTGCTCGGCTTCAGCGGCACGGGCGATCTCAGCCTGCCGCGCCGGTTCTTCCTCGACCCCGCCTCGCGCGAGCTCTATCCGGACTGGTCCGCGATCGCCGCCCAGACGGTCGCGCACCTCCGTCTGCAGGCGGGCCACCATCCCGGGGACCCCGTCACGGGGGAGCTCGTCGCCGAACTCACCCGGGCCAGCGAGGAGTTCCGCCGTCTGTGGGCCGACCATCTGGTCAAGCCCTGCGACCACGGCGTGAAGCTCGTGCGGCACCCGGTCGCGGGCCTGCTGACCCTCCCGTACGAGACGCTCACGATCCCGGCGGCCCCGGACCAGACGATCGTGGCCTACGCGCCCGAGCCGGGCTCGGAGACGGCGGAGCGCCTGGCGCTGCTGGGGAGCTGGTCCTCAGCCGTCCCCGAAGCCCCGGAACGTGCCTGA
- a CDS encoding DUF6924 domain-containing protein, producing the protein MPLPQPHDLTTLVLRTDFGDDAAWEALCAALDGADEHPCATRVSDPRFAGAGVQALLAEESAAGEDERICEVFLADATALAAPEHPLLAVDLYTEPGRTFRVPLRWYPEISANLSIANMDFAEYADAADPSGTFRGFGDG; encoded by the coding sequence ATGCCACTGCCTCAGCCCCACGACCTGACCACGCTCGTGCTGCGCACCGACTTCGGCGACGACGCGGCGTGGGAGGCGCTGTGCGCCGCTCTCGACGGGGCCGACGAGCATCCGTGCGCCACCCGCGTCAGCGATCCCCGGTTCGCCGGGGCCGGCGTTCAGGCGCTGCTCGCCGAGGAGTCGGCCGCCGGGGAGGACGAGCGGATCTGCGAGGTCTTCCTCGCCGACGCGACGGCCCTGGCCGCCCCGGAGCACCCGCTCCTGGCCGTCGACCTCTACACGGAGCCGGGGCGGACCTTCCGCGTCCCGCTCCGCTGGTACCCGGAGATATCCGCCAACCTGAGCATCGCCAACATGGACTTCGCCGAGTACGCCGACGCCGCGGACCCCTCAGGCACGTTCCGGGGCTTCGGGGACGGCTGA